Proteins from a single region of Megalopta genalis isolate 19385.01 chromosome 3, iyMegGena1_principal, whole genome shotgun sequence:
- the LOC143258947 gene encoding uncharacterized protein LOC143258947 isoform X1, whose protein sequence is MASDLSSGCTEAIEVLDEKEEGEISLEDVSSSEEGHLNYGYGTRVAQCSNCSSTQHNAAWCTVPAKLYHSRGPNRREVDLILQDAVQGKENRHQIKESGCIGAKHSVSTLQEKNDDLVPISSDSDMEIVGLADNSKQIVIHSSSKSRVKKRKKKKRNHASLLTVDDLVSSATVDASLTECVGTLMHDIKISSSRSYHREISPTHRTNRARVASRSPPRRHRSVIQQHSPFRRSKSIIHARSTMMKRSPRRLKSPKRSPSYRSPTEKQTRKTSYLDVMPSSHNYIDTHKLLKKVRHLDSIGTESRDETLYKDKQHASSLKEKLSHMMKGACDNNSDITGVSKEKSNARMCEIELNDADDEEDLALLRQKALETQQKKSNKQNEQLVTETVKKISIGDDQDEEDLELRMIALRSAVLKKHQNRLQKGMKSGKYKKCNTSRSESPFTQSFLDSIPIPGEELLSIASPPHTPIPMIENNHTEDMDLDTDVEREKEKLPYSPTDKITANITIDTELLGIQPSDVSFINLNNATNSTNFNAVMSPSQDEQKSYQGKIIENRSYLPNVAYYTPPQNAFYVSPNSSMQYSPVDLAESVRPDYMKVHDPRMSILNSTSNYESSLSQERPYSPTDAPIYDPDLSQTFPQALEPIATLNSSLTLLGSPYYMLNSHENNEQCNRNHTQITEDNLDAMETLSTQPNVDSATTSQQGSVSPSSSMVTIDDLPETDVDMTCSDKTVKSAEYITGGAVDNIKEPLYMKGIPDVTKDVNKIPTLINRTLVPASILKTNKQLQQPLHTKKPAPSQEPTFKSAEMQPVDLPEDTRTNSSFKPIKLMSFPQKTHNVLMIPTAFHDSMQEDPTNEQPSTNEDGSLPVNSNNIISVQSNVNAECPDKACDIKSHKKTKRGGKKKGSGTAQSKTGTNNDNIDILDKQLSEATELMTRKDKENHTDVSNLDVPRDNVLGSEISLKTDESELKDKEALSSNTIEQVQDTNRRQSLDEDEEALRAILLASLPKRVKTNSQSHSNSILNVSASSDCTNQITAVQIAPVIAVTETNANSTTSSSPVKSYGSENDRNQSNSTEKSIIAVTAQEGLSVGVVKAAPLLNSGRKRLVPMTKGPQKKHIKRIPISASTKVVNNAKKYQNAMIQKKLNVQKAALYSKQKITENKVATKVQANDTKWSTTTKTVSDTQRIVINLESDTESDSESEQRAKTVKTMDKQPTVNPTAEFEKNLDQFLRAVRKKQESMAAARPTPLSQTSKKDITLKMKLENSSNLHTPLAVRHLPASQQEEYRRLKQQILEREKLKLHRTVETNSLKNKTTEAISKPVPSHSPGRESNSKINQITSAKSTDLNTQQLNKENCSKNLDSIKNTSNNKAIEVDRQEITSPSQTKTMMNENSSNNVANEIISPSQPVSIETQNEVAPKPGLLQGLKVLSTVEVNRKFGQIQLKNDTNEQVVKINNEVTLNNNKTVIKRNEDVFGSKEAVDDQYTNQLIQSVEKEIVANNNIAQNNDSMDSNATTVILNSQNTEREINVDTSDVSTIRLSQLEGSSRLSISSTKCKDEDLPLFKSNLLSNDKKSIVENWETIKRDVKTKLDTLITLPRAQQEQHLTDTEQKLVLKRYTILDDLAEMSGSLRQWHMERDLQTNLVAEVKKLREQLRVAEERLQLQRNRINSIGPKVVAAHGKINAGRQECFKLTTICTSLGSRIIGKEYKVPEAGAQLLDNRLKEVANHTRQLSRKKVPSIILAEAYELTKSDDSLSTVNSDVSQTDDLLEVHCGVDILNNIDNSASTILNASECSMRENETGDNVLKEKTVIDIKETDVKEIYDQEEQNVAVNDSSISNNIESVPQQSNTEKEEREETIVHQPESSSVPVAISNITFPKDSEESNQKGSSEDPTVRPESTGESSSHDKTSAKSEADCPVKKTIVPYESILVHFKVPRNTNPNGVLCPYELMGTCNDGECQFVHQRENQAK, encoded by the exons ATGGCTAGCGATTTGTCGAGCGGTTGCACTGAGGCCATCGAAGTGTTGGACGAGAAAGAGGAAGGTGAAATCTCCTTGGAAGATGTCAGTTCTTCAGAAGAGGGACACTTGAATTATGGATACGGGACCAGAGTTGCACAATGTTCCAACTGTTCGTCGACGCAACATAATGCAGCGTGGTGCACTGTTCCTGCCAAGTTGTATCACTCCAGAGGCCCCAACAGAAGAG AAGTTGACCTTATTCTACAAGATGCAGTCCAAGGGAaagaaaaccgtcaccaaatcAAGGAATCAGGATGTATTGGAGCCAAACATTCAGTTTCTACACTTCAGGAAAAGAATGATGATCTTGTGCCTATCTCAAGTGACAGTGATATGGAGATTGTTGGTCTTGCAGATAATTCTAAGCAAATTGTAATACATTCTTCCTCAAAGAGCAGagtaaagaaaagaaagaagaaaaaaagaaatcatGCATCGTTGTTAACAGTGGACGATTTGGTCTCTTCAGCCACTGTGGATGCATCTCTGACAGAGTGTGTTGGTACATTGATGCATGACATAAAAATTAGCTCTTCTAGATCATATCATAGAGAGATAAGTCCTACCCATAGAACCAATAGGGCCAGAGTAGCTTCGAGGTCGCCTCCCAGAAGACACAGGTCTGTTATACAGCAGCATTCTCCATTTAGGAGATCAAAATCTATTATCCATGCTAGATCAACAATGATGAAAAGGTCGCCAAGAAGACTAAAATCCCCTAAACGATCTCCTTCATACAGATCACCAACAGAAAAACAAACAAGGAAAACATCGTATTTGGATGTAATGCCATCCTCTCATAATTATATCGATACCCATAAATTATTGAAGAAAGTCAGACATTTAGATTCCATAGGAACTGAATCGCGAGATGAAACTTTGTATAAAGACAAACAACATGCTTCCTCTTTGAAGGAAAAGTTATCGCATATGATGAAAGGAGCCTGTGACAATAATAGTGATATAACTGGAGTGTCCAAGGAAAAATCCAATGCTCGAATGTGCGAGATAGAACTGAATGATGCAGATGACGAGGAGGATCTAGCATTGCTGAGACAAAAGGCACTCGAAACGCAGCAGAAAAAGTCAAACAAGCAGAACGAGCAATTAGTGACTGAAACTGTGAAAAAGATAAGTATAGGCGACGATCAGGACGAAGAGGACTTAGAGCTGAGAATGATCGCGCTTCGTTCGGCAGTGTTGAAAAAACATCAGAATAGGCTTCAGAAAGGCATGAAGTCTGGGAAGTACAAGAAGTGTAATACATCCCGAAGCGAAAGTCCATTCACCCAGAGCTTCCTGGATAGTATTCCCATACCTGGAGAAGAACTTTTGAGCATCGCGTCACCACCGCACACTCCGATTCCCATGATTGAGAACAATCATACGGAGGATATGGACTTGGATACGGATGTTgaaagggagaaagaaaaattacCGTACTCCCCAACGGATAAGATTACTGCCAATATAACTATAGATACAGAGTTGTTAGGTATCCAGCCATCAGATGTATCCTTTATCAACTTGAACAATGCGACCAACAGTACAAACTTTAACGCAGTTATGTCGCCTAGTCAAGATGAACAAAAGTCCTATCAGGGCAAGATAATAGAGAATCGAAGTTACTTACCAAATGTTGCGTACTACACTCCACCACAGAATGCTTTTTATGTATCTCCAAACTCGAGCATGCAATATTCACCTGTGGACTTAGCTGAGTCTGTTAGGCCAGACTACATGAAAGTACATGATCCTCGGATGAGTATTCTCAATAGTACTTCCAACTATGAGAGCAGCCTCAGTCAGGAGAGGCCTTATTCTCCGACCGATGCTCCGATTTATGATCCAGATCTATCTCAAACATTTCCACAGGCTCTCGAGCCAATCGCTACCTTAAATTCATCCTTAACTTTGTTAGGATCCCCTTATTATATGTTGAACTCacacgagaacaacgagcaaTGCAATCGCAATCACACCCAAATCACTGAGGACAACCTGGACGCAATGGAAACGCTTTCGACTCAGCCGAACGTTGACTCTGCTACAACATCCCAGCAGGGATCTGTGTCGCCGAGTAGCTCGATGGTAACTATCGACGATCTTCCCGAGACTGACGTTGATATGACCTGCTCTGATAAAACTGTGAAATCTGCAGAATACATTACGGGTGGTGCGGTGGATAATATTAAGGAACCGTTATACATGAAGGGTATACCGGATGTCACCAAAGACGTAAACAAGATTCCGACGTTAATCAATAGAACGCTGGTTCCCGCATCGATTCTGAAGACCAACAAGCAGTTGCAGCAACCGTTGCACACGAAGAAACCTGCACCGTCGCAGGAGCCGACATTCAAGAGCGCGGAGATGCAGCCAGTCGATCTACCCGAGGACACAAGGACGAACAGTTCTTTCAAGCCGATAAAATTGATGTCTTTCCCACAAAAGACGCATAACGTTTTAATGATACCAACCGCATTTCACGATTCCATGCAAGAGGATCCGACTAACGAGCAGCCATCAACAAACGAGGACGGCTCGTTACCGGTAAACAGCAACAATATAATTTCGGTACAAAGTAATGTAAACGCAGAATGTCCGGACAAAGCCTGTGATATTAAAAGCCACAAGAAGACGAAGCGAGGGGGAAAGAAAAAAGGTTCTGGCACTGCACAGTCCAAAACGGGTACAAATAATGACAATATAGATATTTTGGATAAACAGTTAAGCGAAGCGACCGAGCTTATgacacgtaaagataaagagAATCATACAGATGTATCTAATTTAGATGTTCCGAGGGATAATGTTCTAGGAagtgaaatttctttgaaaactGATGAAAGTGAACTAAAAGATAAGGAGGCGTTATCTAGTAATACAATAGAGCAGGTGCAGGACACCAATAGAAGGCAGAGCTTAGATGAGGACGAGGAAGCGCTGAGAGCGATTTTGCTAGCTTCGTTGCCGAAGCGAGTGAAAACGAACAGTCAAAGTCATTCGAATTCAATACTAAACGTTTCTGCCTCGTCGGATTGCACGAATCAAATAACAGCGGTGCAAATTGCACCAGTGATTGCAGTAACCGAGACTAATGCGAATAGTACAACGTCGAGTTCGCCTGTGAAATCTTATGGTTCTGAAAATGATAGAAATCAATCGAATTCGACTGAAAAATCGATTATCGCAGTCACTGCGCAAGAAGGTTTGTCTGTCGGAGTTGTTAAAGCAGCACCTTTGTTGAATTCTGGGAGGAAACGACTAGTTCCTATGACTAAGGGTCCACAAAAGAAACATATAAAAAGAATTCCGATCTCCGCAAGCACGAAGGTCGTGAACAACGCGAAAAAGTACCAAAACGCGATGATCCAGAAAAAACTGAACGTACAAAAGGCTGCGCTATATAGTAAACAGAAAATAACGGAAAACAAGGTCGCTACCAAAGTGCAAGCCAACGACACCAAGTGGTCTACGACTACAAAGACAGTGTCTGATACGCAGAGAATAGTTATCAATTTGGAATCTGATACGGAAAGCGACTCCGAATCCGAGCAACGCGCAAAGACAGTGAAAACGATGGACAAGCAACCGACCGTGAATCCGACAGCCGAATTCGAGAAAAATTTAGACCAGTTCCTGCGAGCTGTGCGAAAGAAGCAAGAGTCCATGGCGGCTGCAAGACCAACTCCATTATCACAAACATCTAAGAAAGACATAACGTTGAAGATGAAACTAGAAAACTCGTCGAATCTTCATACACCTCTG GCTGTACGTCATCTACCTGCGTCCCAACAAGAGGAGTATCGACGGTTGAAGCAACAGATCCTGGAACGAGAGAAATTGAAGCTGCACAGAACCGTGGAGACCAATTCGCTGAAGAACAAGACCACGGAAGCGATATCGAAACCAGTACCATCCCACAGCCCTGGCAGAGAATCAAATTCAAAGATCAATCAAATCACATCTGCGAAAAGTACGGATTTAAACACGCAACAACTTAATAAAGAGAATTGTTCGAAAAATTTAGACTCTATTAAAAATACGAGTAACAATAAGGCGATCGAGGTGGATAGGCAAGAGATTACCAGTCCGAGCCAAACGAAAACGATGATGAATGAAAATAGTTCGAACAATGTTGCTAACGAGATTATAAGTCCTTCGCAGCCAGTTTCGATCGAAACGCAAAATGAAGTCGCTCCGAAACCAGGTCTGTTACAAGGACTAAAGGTCTTGTCTACAGTCGAAGTAAACCGGAAGTTTGGACAGATTCAATTAAAGAACGATACGAACGAGCAGGTGGTAAAAATAAACAACGAAGTGACCTTAAACAATAACAAAACGGTGATCAAACGGAATGAAGATGTTTTTGGGAGCAAAGAGGCTGTTGATGATCAATATACGAATCAACTGATACAATCCGTAGAAAAGGAAATAGTTGCGAATAATAATATAGCCCAGAATAACGATTCCATGGATTCGAATGCGACTACTGTTATTTTGAATAGTCAAAACACAGAAAGAGAGATCAACGTGGACACATCGGATGTGTCAACAATACGGCTTTCGCAATTGGAGGGTAGCAGTCGGCTGTCAATTTCGTCAACGAAATGTAAAGACGAGGATTTACCGTTGTTCAAGAGCAATTTATTGTCAAATGATAAGAAGAGTATAGTGGAAAACTGGGAAACAATTAAGAGGGACGTGAAAACGAAGCTGGATACTTTGATCACTCTTCCACGGGCGCAGCAGGAGCAGCATTTGACGGATACTGAACAGAAATTAGTTTTGAAACG GTATACGATCTTGGATGACTTGGCGGAAATGTCGGGCAGTCTTCGACAATGGCACATGGAAAGAGATCTTCAAACGAACCTGGTAGCAGAAGTGAAGAAACTTCGAGAGCAATTGAGAGTTGCTGAAGAGAGATTACAACTGCAGCGCAACCGGATAAATAGCATAGGTCCAAAAGTAGTAGCAGCTCACGGGAAAATCAACGCCGGTCGTCAAGAATGCTTTAAGCTAACAACGATTTGCACGAGTCTGGGAAGTAGAATTATAGGAAAAGAATACAA GGTACCTGAAGCTGGAGCACAACTTTTAGATAATAGATTAAAGGAAGTAGCGAATCACACGCGGCAACTTTCCCGGAAGAAAGTGCCGTCAATCATTCTTGCCGAAGCGTACGAGTTAACGAAGTCGGATGACTCTCTGTCGACTGTAAACTCGGACGTTTCGCAGACTGATGATTTGTTGGAGGTACACTGCGGCGTAGATATCCTCAATAACATTGATAACTCTGCTTCGACAATTTTAAATGCGAGCGAGTGTTCAATGAGAGAGAACGAAACCGGCGACAATGTACTAAAGGAAAAGACGGTAATCGATATAAAAGAAACCGATGTAAAAGAAATCTAtgatcaagaagaacaaaacGTGGCAGTAAACGACTCGTCCATTAGTAATAACATAGAAAGTGTACCTCAGCAAAGCAACACTGAAAAAGAGGAAAGAGAAGAAACGATTGTTCATCAACCAGAATCGAGTAGTGTTCCTGTTGCGATTTCTAATATTACTTTCCCAAAAGACTCCGAAGAATCGAACCAGAAAGGTTCATCGGAAGATCCGACAGTGAGACCCGAATCTACCGGCGAATCGAGCAGCCATGACAAGACTTCTGCAAAATCGGAGGCGGATTGTCCGGTCAAGAAGACAATTGTACCTTACGAATCGATCTTAGTACACTTCAAAGTGCCAAG GAATACGAATCCCAATGGTGTTCTTTGCCCGTACGAGCTGATGGGGACATGCAACGATGGCGAAtgtcaatttgttcatcaaAGAGAGAATCAAGCCAAGTAG